In Carya illinoinensis cultivar Pawnee chromosome 16, C.illinoinensisPawnee_v1, whole genome shotgun sequence, a single window of DNA contains:
- the LOC122298424 gene encoding glycolipid transfer protein 3-like: MQAQDEGQKEDIEVEMKRRREMEKGTEMRYAIEELSLIVKLKPGDNHAASAPHIPTKPFLYVCNLVIQVLDKLGPTMAVLRQDIHQNVQKLEMVHESDPLLNSNLVEILKKEASEGNARKDTSCSRAFLWLTRSMDFTLALLQELTKEPEQRMEQVVEESYNNTLKPWHGWISSAAFKVALKLVPDRKTFTNTLMGKDGNNESLKEEMQTLISLFLPLLEEIHSILRVYGLDRLKST, from the exons ATGCAAGCCCAAGACGAGGGACAGAAAGAAGATATAGAGGTTGAAatgaagaggagaagagagaTGGAGAAGGGGACAGAGATGAGATATGCCATTGAAGAGCTCTCTTTGATAGTCAAACTTAAACCTGGTGATAATCATGCTGCTTCTGCTCCTCACATCCCCACAAAGCCTTTTCTTTATGTCTGCAACTTGGTTATTCAAGTTCTTG ATAAGCTTGGACCAACAATGGCTGTTCTGAGACAGGACATTCATCAGAATGTGCAG AAATTGGAAATGGTCCATGAATCTGATCCTTTGCTGAATTCAAATCTGGTTGAGATCTTGAAGAAAGAGGCCAGTGAAGGCAATGCAAGGAAAGATACAAGCTGTAGCAGAGCCTTTCTTTGGCTTACCAG ATCCATGGATTTTACTTTGGCATTATTACAAGAATTAACAAAAGAACCTGAGCAGAGGATGGAACAAGTAGTTGAAGAGTCTTATAATAACACATTGAAGCCATGGCATGGATGGATATCATCAGCTGCTTTCAAA GTAGCTCTAAAACTAGTGCCAGACAGGAAAACCTTCACTAATACTCTCATGGGGAAAGATGGAAATAATGAGTCCCTTAAAGAAGAAATGCAAAccttgatttcattgtttttgCCTTTATTAGAGGAAATCCACTCTATCCTG AGAGTTTATGGCTTGGATAGATTAAAGTCTACCTAA